The Polyangium mundeleinium genome contains the following window.
GAGCTTCCGCCGCGCCGACGCCCTCGCCTGGTCCCTCGCCGAGGCCCATGCCTCCGCGGCCCACCTCACCGAGGCCGCCGTCGCTCGCCTCGTCATCGCTGGTTGCCCTGCGGATGCGCTCTTCTCGGTCGGCAACAGCTTGCCCGTCCGTGACGTCGACCTGTGGGCCCCGCCTCGTCCGAGCCCGCTCGGCGTCCTCCACCAGCGCGGCGCCAGCGGCATCGACGGCCTCGTCGCCTCCGCCGCCGGCGCGGCCACCGTCGCCGGCAGGCCCGTCGTCCTCCTCCTCGGCGACACCAGCGTCCTGCACGACCTCACGAGCCTCGCGCTCGCGCGCCGTGCCCCCGTCCCCCTCGTCGTCGTCGTCGTCCAGAACCAGGGCGGCCGCATCTTCGAGCGCCTCCCCATCGCCCGCGCCGTCGACGTCGATCGCTTCGATAAGTACTTCACGATGCACGAGCCTGTCGATCTCGCGCCGGCCGCGGCGGCCTTCGGCGTTCGGTTCGCCCGGACGGACACCGAGTCGGCCTTCGTCCGCGCGTTCGCCGAGGCCCTCAAGACGCCCGGCGCGACGCTGATCGAGGCGGTGGTCCCGCCGGACGATGGCCGAGCGCGTGTCACCTGCTTCCGGAGCGAGCTCGCTGCCACGCTCGCCCGCGAGGATCTTTCATGAGCCCCGACAAGACTGCGACCCTCGGGCCCTTGCCTTCCGTCGCCTCCGCGCCCCCGGTTCGCCCCGGCTCGGCCCGCGCCTGGGTGCTCGCTTGCCGGCCCGCCACCTTGACCGCCGCTGTCGTCCCCGTCGCCGTTGGCAGCGCCGTCGCCCACGCGAGCGGCTCGTTCCGTGTCCTGCCCGCCCTCGCGGCCCTGCTTGGCTCGATCCTCATCCAGATCGCCACGAACTTCGCGAACGACGTCTTCGACCACGAGAAGGGCGCCGACACCGAGGAGCGCCTCGGCCCGACCCGCGCGACCGCCACCGGCCTGCTCACGCCGCGCGAGGTCCGCATGGGCCTCGCCGTCACGATCGCGCTGGCCCTGCTCCCCGGCCTCTACCTCGCGTCCGTGGGCGGATGGCCCATCGTCGCCATCGGCATCACCTCGATCCTCGCCGGCATCGCCTACACCGGCGGACCGTACCCGCTCGGCTACCACGGGCTCGGCGACGTCTTCGTCTTCCTGTTCTTCGGCCTCGTGGCCGTCTGCGGCACGGCCTTCGTCCAGGTCGGCGGCGTCCCACCGCTCGCCATTCTCGGCGCCGTGCCCGTGGGCGCCCTTGCCACCGCGATTCTCGTCGTCAACAACGTCCGCGACCGCGAGACCGACGTGAAGGCCGGCAAGCGCACGCTCGCCGTGCGCTTCGGCCGCCGCGCCGGCATCCTCGAATACGCCGCGCTCCTCGCCGCCTCCTACGCCGCGCCCGTCGTCTGCGTCGCCTCCCTCGGCCGTTCCCCCTGGGCGCTCTTGCCGCTCGTCTCCTTGCCCCTCGCCCTCGGCTTGCTCCGCGCCCTCGCGACCCAGGAAGGCCGCCCGCTGAACGCTGTCCTCGCGCGTACGGCGATGTTGCTGCTGCTCTTCGGCATCCTGTTCAGCGTCGGGCTCGTGGTCGGGGGCGCGTAGGTGCGGATCCAGGGCGGCGCCGCGCATCCGTCGTACGGGCCGAACCGCCAGTTCGTGCGCCTCGGCCTCCGCGATGAGCACAAGCGCCTCGGGATCGGCGAAGCCTCCCCCTTGCCCCCGTTTGCCGCGGACGTCGCCTCGGTCCTCGCCGTCATCCTCGGCGAAGCCCTCCCGAACCTCGCCACGATCCGGGACGATCTCCCGCCGCGCGAAGCCGTCGCCGCCGCGATGGCGCCCG
Protein-coding sequences here:
- a CDS encoding 1,4-dihydroxy-2-naphthoate polyprenyltransferase, which encodes MSPDKTATLGPLPSVASAPPVRPGSARAWVLACRPATLTAAVVPVAVGSAVAHASGSFRVLPALAALLGSILIQIATNFANDVFDHEKGADTEERLGPTRATATGLLTPREVRMGLAVTIALALLPGLYLASVGGWPIVAIGITSILAGIAYTGGPYPLGYHGLGDVFVFLFFGLVAVCGTAFVQVGGVPPLAILGAVPVGALATAILVVNNVRDRETDVKAGKRTLAVRFGRRAGILEYAALLAASYAAPVVCVASLGRSPWALLPLVSLPLALGLLRALATQEGRPLNAVLARTAMLLLLFGILFSVGLVVGGA